A genome region from Colwellia sp. Arc7-D includes the following:
- a CDS encoding DUF2780 domain-containing protein has translation MKKLIVLLTISTLSTSAIAEETSWFDSLKSLVGLGETTEQTVDAPAPTQQNTAGLVDMLTSSLDVNADQAAGGMGSIFNYVKENVSAEQFSTLAKSIPGVEGLVGQMPDISQLNSGSSEGFGGLLDKASQYSDSLKSVNDIKKQFEALGLKPEMITSFISTAQSYLDTEQGQQAKQILTDGLSKFIG, from the coding sequence ATGAAAAAATTGATCGTGCTTTTAACTATTTCTACTTTAAGCACTTCGGCTATAGCTGAAGAAACAAGCTGGTTTGATAGCTTAAAAAGTCTTGTCGGTTTAGGTGAAACTACAGAACAAACAGTAGATGCTCCTGCACCAACTCAACAAAACACAGCAGGTTTAGTTGATATGTTAACAAGCTCATTAGATGTTAATGCTGATCAAGCTGCTGGCGGCATGGGGTCTATTTTTAACTATGTTAAAGAGAATGTTTCAGCCGAGCAATTTAGTACACTTGCCAAGTCTATTCCTGGCGTAGAGGGTCTAGTTGGTCAAATGCCGGATATCAGTCAACTCAACTCTGGTTCTAGCGAAGGTTTTGGTGGATTACTTGATAAAGCTTCACAATATAGCGATTCTTTAAAGTCTGTAAACGACATTAAAAAGCAATTTGAAGCATTAGGATTAAAACCTGAAATGATCACAAGCTTTATTTCTACTGCACAAAGTTATTTAGATACAGAGCAAGGTCAGCAAGCGAAACAAATATTAACTGATGGCTTAAGTAAATTTATTGGTTAA
- a CDS encoding TetR/AcrR family transcriptional regulator → MQPRKQHLIDTALALFNQHGYHATGIDLILAQSKVSKATLYKHFRSKDDLILAALQQRHEQVLTALNTKIVQANTKGTSGALAVFDSLDEWFNSTAFFGCNFINASAEYTDVNDPINKYTAFHKQTVVDLIATQLPEKNTEIANQIGLLVEGAIVMAHTRGMKQSALMAKKMAQHFIH, encoded by the coding sequence ATGCAACCAAGAAAACAACATTTGATCGACACCGCATTAGCATTGTTTAATCAACATGGATATCACGCCACCGGTATCGATTTAATTCTGGCGCAATCTAAAGTATCAAAAGCGACTTTGTATAAACATTTTCGCAGCAAAGATGATTTGATTTTAGCGGCATTGCAACAGCGTCATGAGCAAGTACTCACTGCATTGAACACGAAAATAGTTCAGGCAAATACGAAGGGAACTTCGGGAGCATTAGCCGTGTTTGACAGCTTAGATGAATGGTTTAATAGCACAGCATTTTTTGGTTGTAATTTTATTAACGCCAGTGCTGAGTATACTGATGTTAATGATCCAATTAATAAGTATACCGCTTTTCATAAACAAACTGTCGTTGATTTAATTGCAACACAATTACCTGAAAAGAATACTGAAATAGCAAATCAAATAGGCTTATTAGTTGAAGGAGCAATAGTGATGGCGCATACCCGAGGTATGAAACAATCCGCGTTAATGGCTAAAAAAATGGCGCAACATTTTATTCATTAA
- a CDS encoding helix-turn-helix transcriptional regulator, translating to MKNRLKVLRADKNWTQAQLAEALEVSRQTINAIEKGKFDPSLPLAFKAARLFKLTIEDIFQDEA from the coding sequence ATGAAAAATAGACTGAAAGTATTGCGCGCAGACAAAAATTGGACACAAGCGCAACTTGCCGAGGCATTAGAGGTTTCGCGACAAACCATTAATGCTATTGAAAAAGGTAAGTTTGATCCTAGTTTGCCATTAGCTTTTAAAGCGGCCAGGTTATTTAAATTAACCATAGAAGATATCTTTCAAGATGAAGCATAG
- a CDS encoding FAD-binding oxidoreductase has translation MRRWNGWGDENTSMDLPQSAGEFLSKVIGAGHRLNDIDLAEVINTVPASRLPEHALVSVNAEQRVRHAKGQSLPDWLAMHSGEINCFPDGVCFPENKQDVKDILTYAKAHKVELIPYGGGTSVAGHINPKQSQRPVLTVNMGRMNQLLHLDEQSQIATFGAGTPGPMVEAQLLARGYTLGHFPQSFELSTLGGWVASRSSGQQSLRYGRIEQLFAGGNMETFDGSLDVPTFPASSAGPDLREILLGSEGRFGILTEIKVRVSKVADAEKFSVIFFKNWQSASQFCQTAVQSRIALSMLRVSNAVETQTQLKLAGHESAIKWLERYLSLRGCADEKCMLTFGLTGTKQQISASKKQLNRVIKKFNGVSTGEVLGKKWQANRFRSPYLREALWLQGYVVDTFETATDWGNVDNLMAKVESTMRDGLKAENEKVHVFTHLSHVYSQGCSLYTTYVYRNANSYSATLARWKKLKHQASLSIVNNGGTISHQHGVGKDHAPYLSVEKGELGMKVLVNLAEHFDAEQQLNPGTLLE, from the coding sequence ATGAGACGTTGGAATGGCTGGGGGGATGAAAATACCTCAATGGATTTACCACAATCGGCAGGAGAGTTTTTAAGCAAAGTTATCGGGGCAGGACATCGTCTTAATGACATTGATTTAGCTGAGGTGATAAACACAGTACCGGCATCTCGTTTACCCGAGCACGCATTAGTTTCTGTTAATGCTGAACAACGTGTACGCCATGCTAAAGGACAGTCGTTGCCTGATTGGTTAGCCATGCATAGCGGGGAAATTAACTGTTTTCCAGATGGCGTTTGTTTTCCTGAAAATAAACAAGATGTTAAAGATATTCTCACCTATGCGAAAGCACATAAAGTTGAATTAATTCCCTACGGCGGCGGTACAAGTGTTGCCGGGCATATCAATCCAAAACAATCTCAACGGCCCGTTCTGACGGTGAATATGGGCCGGATGAATCAATTACTGCATTTAGATGAACAAAGCCAAATTGCCACTTTTGGTGCTGGTACTCCTGGCCCTATGGTTGAAGCTCAGTTATTGGCTCGTGGTTATACCTTAGGGCATTTCCCGCAATCGTTTGAACTGTCAACGCTAGGAGGTTGGGTTGCAAGTCGTTCAAGTGGTCAGCAGTCATTACGTTATGGCCGGATAGAGCAATTATTCGCTGGCGGCAATATGGAAACATTTGACGGCTCGCTTGATGTACCAACATTTCCAGCATCTTCAGCAGGGCCTGATTTACGAGAGATATTGTTAGGATCGGAAGGGCGCTTTGGTATTTTAACCGAAATAAAAGTACGGGTGAGTAAAGTCGCTGATGCTGAGAAGTTCTCGGTGATCTTCTTTAAAAATTGGCAATCGGCAAGTCAATTTTGTCAAACAGCCGTTCAGTCACGCATTGCCTTGTCTATGTTACGAGTGAGTAACGCGGTTGAAACGCAAACGCAATTGAAGCTTGCTGGTCACGAAAGCGCGATAAAATGGTTAGAGCGCTATTTGTCGTTGCGTGGTTGTGCAGACGAAAAGTGCATGCTGACTTTTGGATTAACGGGCACTAAACAGCAAATTTCAGCGAGTAAAAAACAATTAAATCGTGTGATTAAAAAATTCAACGGCGTTAGTACTGGCGAGGTATTAGGTAAGAAATGGCAAGCAAATCGTTTTCGCTCGCCATACTTGCGTGAGGCGTTATGGCTTCAGGGCTATGTGGTTGACACTTTTGAAACGGCAACTGACTGGGGTAATGTTGATAACTTAATGGCGAAAGTTGAATCAACAATGCGCGACGGTTTAAAAGCAGAAAATGAAAAAGTACATGTATTTACTCACCTTTCTCATGTTTACAGTCAAGGTTGTAGTTTATACACCACCTATGTTTATCGAAATGCTAATAGTTATTCAGCGACACTTGCGCGTTGGAAAAAACTCAAGCATCAGGCAAGTCTGAGCATAGTGAATAATGGCGGCACGATTAGTCACCAACATGGTGTTGGCAAAGATCATGCGCCATATTTGTCGGTAGAAAAAGGTGAACTGGGTATGAAAGTATTAGTAAACCTTGCTGAACATTTTGATGCTGAACAGCAACTAAATCCCGGCACGTTATTGGAATAA
- a CDS encoding AraC family transcriptional regulator, producing MSNFSHLSVNNKLPEKQVDAGLDNDLGQASVAAINQYLQLAVEQKLDIDTICQTIKLDKKLLSDNSQHISGQLFQQLIAALLIQSNDDLFGLHTAKYVQPGSYSVLGYISMNCENLGQVISKIQPFEKLVGDMGITTFSPLGEQVKISWHCQFTDPNVKRHMVDNCLASWLTFARYLVSHDSNPSELRLSRHQPSLSQQQEYQAVFKCLIRYGQSENAIIFDKTLLSVPLNKGDQQLLTTLESHAQSLVSNLTTEVDITTQLKMELEKALRTGTFHQQDMAEKLGISAKTLQRRLAVLGLKFQSILDETRLDMAKKYLANNVLNLNQISIELGFTEPRSFYRWFNKITQQTPGDYRKKFLIN from the coding sequence ATGAGCAATTTTAGTCACTTATCAGTCAATAACAAGCTACCAGAAAAGCAAGTTGATGCAGGCTTAGATAACGATCTCGGCCAAGCATCTGTGGCTGCCATCAATCAGTATTTACAATTAGCTGTCGAGCAAAAACTAGATATTGACACTATTTGCCAAACTATAAAATTAGATAAAAAGCTTTTATCTGATAACAGTCAGCATATTAGTGGACAACTTTTTCAACAGCTGATCGCGGCATTACTTATACAATCTAATGATGACTTATTTGGTTTACATACTGCAAAATATGTACAGCCAGGCTCATACAGTGTCTTAGGCTATATATCGATGAACTGTGAAAACTTAGGGCAAGTTATCAGCAAAATCCAGCCTTTTGAAAAGTTAGTTGGCGATATGGGCATTACCACCTTTTCGCCATTGGGCGAGCAAGTAAAAATCAGTTGGCATTGCCAATTCACCGACCCGAATGTTAAGCGTCATATGGTCGACAATTGTCTTGCTTCTTGGTTAACCTTTGCTCGTTATTTAGTGAGTCATGACAGTAATCCCAGTGAACTACGCTTAAGTCGACACCAACCATCACTTAGTCAGCAACAAGAATATCAAGCGGTTTTTAAATGCTTGATCCGCTACGGACAAAGTGAAAATGCCATTATATTTGATAAAACCCTATTGTCAGTGCCGTTAAACAAAGGTGACCAACAATTATTAACTACCCTTGAAAGCCATGCGCAGTCACTAGTTTCTAACCTAACAACAGAAGTAGATATTACGACTCAGTTAAAAATGGAGCTAGAAAAAGCGCTAAGAACCGGTACATTCCATCAACAAGATATGGCAGAAAAACTTGGTATAAGCGCAAAAACATTACAACGTCGTTTAGCCGTATTAGGTTTGAAATTTCAAAGCATACTCGATGAAACTCGACTTGATATGGCGAAAAAATATCTCGCCAACAATGTTTTGAATTTAAATCAAATCAGTATCGAGTTAGGCTTTACCGAACCAAGGTCATTCTATCGTTGGTTTAATAAAATCACCCAGCAAACACCCGGTGATTATAGAAAAAAATTCTTAATTAATTAA
- a CDS encoding VOC family protein, producing the protein MCNTENNLGSETTAITTLGIHHLGLSVPNIKETAAFFIEQLDFNVVGEKPDYPAIFVSDGTVMLTLWQVNDVSKMITFDRKNNIGLHHFALKVANLEQLQQLFEKLSQLDSVEIEFAPEPLGELPIHHMMCLIPGGIRLELITA; encoded by the coding sequence ATGTGCAATACAGAAAATAATCTCGGCTCTGAAACAACAGCTATCACGACTTTAGGCATTCATCACCTCGGGCTTAGCGTGCCGAATATCAAAGAAACTGCGGCTTTTTTTATTGAACAATTAGATTTTAATGTTGTGGGCGAAAAGCCAGATTATCCAGCAATTTTTGTTTCAGACGGTACGGTTATGTTAACGCTCTGGCAGGTTAACGATGTAAGCAAGATGATAACCTTTGATCGTAAAAACAATATCGGTTTACATCATTTCGCGCTTAAGGTAGCTAATTTAGAACAATTACAGCAGCTGTTTGAAAAATTGTCTCAGCTTGACAGTGTCGAGATTGAATTTGCTCCCGAGCCATTAGGTGAACTACCAATTCATCATATGATGTGCCTGATCCCAGGCGGCATTCGACTTGAATTAATTACTGCCTAA
- a CDS encoding FGGY-family carbohydrate kinase codes for MSKDMNESSETKNTEKHNSDLILTIDNGTQSVRALLFDLKGNLLAKSRIELDAYFSKNPGWAEQNADYFWQMLGQCCQQLWQQNEVIENGYRERVTAVTVTTQRGTVINLDKNGQALRPAILWLDQRLCQDNQAMPWYWRLAFFLIGQSKVVDYFRRKSQANWLEQHEPDVWKNTDKFLLLSGFLTHRLTGQFKDSVGSIVGYFPFDYRKQNWAKTWDWKWHALPVKRSMLPSLVKPGEVLGAITRDAAAHTGLKVGTALIASASDKACEVLGSGCISPEMASLSYGTTATINTNNVKYVEPQAFIPAYPSAIPDHFNSEVMIYRGFWMVNWFKQEFGQNEIDKAQTLGVSAESLFDQLVAQVPPGSMGLMLQPYWSPGLKNLEAKGAIIGFGDVHTRAHIYRSILEGLAYALREGKENLEKRQKCKIKRLIVSGGGSQSDAALQLTADIFNLPAHRPHTFETSGLGAAINAAVG; via the coding sequence ATGAGTAAAGATATGAACGAAAGTAGCGAGACAAAAAACACAGAAAAGCACAACAGTGATTTGATCTTGACCATAGATAACGGCACGCAGAGTGTTCGTGCTTTGCTTTTTGATCTCAAAGGTAATTTGTTGGCTAAAAGCCGTATTGAACTTGACGCTTATTTTTCTAAAAATCCGGGATGGGCTGAACAAAATGCCGATTATTTTTGGCAAATGTTAGGCCAGTGTTGCCAGCAACTCTGGCAGCAAAATGAGGTTATTGAAAATGGTTATCGTGAAAGGGTAACTGCCGTTACAGTCACCACTCAGCGTGGCACGGTAATTAACTTAGACAAAAATGGCCAAGCCTTAAGGCCAGCTATACTTTGGCTTGACCAACGCTTATGTCAAGATAATCAAGCCATGCCTTGGTATTGGCGCTTGGCATTTTTCCTGATAGGTCAAAGCAAAGTTGTCGATTATTTTCGTCGTAAATCACAAGCGAATTGGCTTGAACAACATGAACCCGATGTCTGGAAAAATACAGACAAGTTCTTACTACTCTCGGGGTTTTTAACCCATCGGTTAACCGGGCAGTTTAAAGACTCAGTGGGCAGTATTGTTGGCTATTTTCCCTTTGATTATAGAAAACAAAATTGGGCCAAAACATGGGACTGGAAGTGGCATGCTTTACCCGTAAAACGTTCAATGCTACCAAGTTTGGTAAAGCCGGGTGAAGTACTGGGGGCAATCACTCGTGATGCCGCCGCCCATACGGGGTTAAAAGTGGGGACAGCATTAATTGCCTCAGCGTCTGATAAGGCGTGTGAAGTGCTGGGCTCAGGTTGTATTAGCCCAGAAATGGCAAGTTTAAGTTATGGCACAACAGCAACCATTAATACCAATAACGTTAAGTATGTAGAACCCCAAGCCTTTATTCCGGCTTATCCTTCAGCCATTCCTGATCATTTTAATAGTGAGGTGATGATCTATCGCGGTTTTTGGATGGTCAATTGGTTTAAGCAAGAATTTGGTCAAAATGAAATTGATAAAGCACAAACCTTAGGTGTTAGTGCGGAGAGTTTATTTGATCAGCTAGTTGCGCAAGTGCCACCAGGCTCAATGGGATTAATGTTACAACCTTATTGGTCACCAGGGCTAAAAAACCTTGAAGCAAAAGGCGCGATTATCGGCTTTGGTGACGTACATACTCGTGCTCATATTTACCGCTCAATTTTAGAAGGGCTAGCGTATGCCTTACGAGAAGGTAAAGAGAATTTAGAAAAACGGCAAAAATGCAAAATTAAGCGCTTAATTGTGTCCGGCGGTGGCTCGCAGTCTGATGCCGCTTTACAGTTGACCGCTGACATTTTTAATTTACCTGCACATCGTCCGCATACTTTTGAAACCTCAGGTTTAGGGGCTGCTATTAATGCAGCGGTCGGATAG
- a CDS encoding methyl-accepting chemotaxis protein, which produces MYKLPLTIKQKIIMGFSTIGILLVAGSIFFYNSLNQISQANSNVELLAVPVQKQSNALQIKLLNMMKVGALGFTQTKTENLIKSEQEYAELNQEFQSAVTVLRGKLVDQPKMLQTLKQAQGYYQSYVSQSEKFYFSKKNVATANEAFEINYQKFLTSRDRASNKMLDLELLVLPGDGRLLEDIIGNGARIDDMLFTLQSTMSGLKQVTELDVLVQHKDDVSFLIANINNNYEFMQRLFTSVNDKSLLEEFAAEFATLSNLLVEPAELYQNKQQALDDFTNANLAYNLSVESFNDSYQQLTLLLSLAEARFDELQSATKSKVATGVNLAIYMAFIFVALATFIAVVTTRIMLGPLASANKSLALIAQGDLTQRLTITNKDEFGDLFNNINKLSDDLTLLLKNISQNAYSLDESSKVTSEQSHRIAQSTSAQITRVNNAKKIAEKMFISSSSVTDEANLTANNVSEASKHSFEIRTIADDNSNRIESLSTSLSDSVEVMARLSKHSDSIGGILDTIGSIADQTNLLALNAAIEAARAGEHGRGFAVVADEVRSLASRTQASTAEIQQMINSLQKETQTAEVAISQGQNKAGECVSQSKELNNAIKQIESALHTIDEMSKSISVASNEQLGFSQDIEVTMNEAAEAATHNAAESQDLSNRSDEVNKLAHSLTDSVARFKL; this is translated from the coding sequence ATGTACAAGCTACCATTAACAATAAAACAAAAAATAATAATGGGGTTTAGCACAATAGGAATTTTATTAGTTGCAGGAAGCATATTTTTTTACAATTCATTAAACCAAATCAGTCAAGCAAACAGTAACGTTGAGTTATTGGCTGTTCCTGTTCAAAAGCAAAGTAACGCTTTGCAGATCAAATTACTTAATATGATGAAAGTGGGGGCTTTGGGCTTCACACAAACAAAGACTGAAAATTTGATTAAGAGTGAGCAAGAATATGCCGAATTGAATCAGGAATTTCAATCCGCGGTTACCGTGCTAAGAGGTAAGTTAGTTGACCAACCCAAAATGTTGCAAACACTCAAGCAAGCTCAGGGATACTATCAATCTTACGTTAGCCAAAGTGAGAAGTTTTACTTTTCGAAAAAAAATGTTGCGACAGCAAATGAAGCCTTTGAAATTAACTATCAAAAATTTCTAACAAGCCGTGATCGAGCAAGTAATAAAATGCTCGATTTAGAGTTGCTTGTATTGCCTGGCGATGGTCGTTTATTAGAAGATATTATTGGTAACGGCGCAAGAATAGACGATATGTTATTTACGCTGCAAAGTACTATGTCAGGTTTAAAGCAGGTTACTGAGCTTGATGTTTTAGTACAGCATAAGGATGATGTCAGTTTTTTAATTGCTAATATCAACAATAACTACGAATTTATGCAGCGGTTATTTACTAGCGTTAACGATAAGTCGTTACTTGAAGAGTTTGCTGCTGAGTTTGCGACTTTAAGTAACTTATTGGTAGAGCCCGCTGAATTATACCAAAACAAACAACAAGCCCTTGACGACTTTACCAATGCAAACTTGGCTTATAATCTTTCTGTAGAAAGTTTTAATGATAGTTATCAGCAATTAACCTTGTTGTTATCGTTAGCTGAAGCTCGGTTTGATGAACTACAATCAGCAACTAAATCTAAAGTGGCTACGGGGGTTAATTTAGCGATTTATATGGCGTTTATTTTTGTTGCATTAGCAACATTCATTGCCGTGGTAACTACGCGGATAATGTTAGGACCTTTAGCGTCGGCCAATAAATCACTCGCGTTGATTGCGCAAGGAGACTTAACCCAGCGGCTTACAATTACCAATAAAGATGAGTTTGGTGATTTATTTAATAACATTAACAAACTGAGTGATGACTTAACGTTATTACTTAAAAACATAAGCCAAAATGCATATTCTTTAGATGAGTCATCGAAGGTCACTAGCGAACAAAGCCATCGAATTGCTCAATCTACATCAGCTCAAATTACGCGGGTAAATAATGCTAAAAAAATTGCAGAAAAGATGTTTATCAGTTCATCAAGTGTTACAGATGAAGCAAACTTAACCGCTAACAATGTTTCAGAAGCTTCAAAGCATAGTTTTGAAATACGCACTATCGCTGACGATAACAGTAATCGAATTGAGTCATTATCGACTAGTTTAAGTGATTCAGTTGAAGTAATGGCGAGATTGAGTAAGCACAGTGACAGTATTGGTGGCATTTTAGATACTATCGGTAGTATTGCTGACCAAACCAACTTATTAGCATTAAATGCCGCCATTGAAGCAGCAAGAGCAGGTGAGCATGGCCGCGGTTTTGCCGTTGTAGCTGATGAAGTTAGATCGCTTGCTTCACGTACCCAAGCGTCAACTGCTGAAATTCAACAAATGATTAATTCTCTGCAAAAAGAAACTCAAACCGCAGAAGTTGCTATTTCTCAAGGACAGAATAAAGCGGGTGAGTGTGTATCTCAAAGCAAAGAATTGAATAATGCGATTAAGCAAATTGAAAGCGCATTGCACACTATTGATGAAATGAGTAAAAGTATTAGTGTTGCTTCGAATGAACAGCTAGGTTTTAGTCAAGATATTGAAGTTACGATGAATGAGGCCGCAGAAGCCGCGACACATAACGCAGCCGAGTCACAAGATTTATCAAATCGCAGTGATGAAGTGAATAAACTTGCACACTCGTTAACTGATTCTGTTGCACGATTTAAACTTTAA
- a CDS encoding VF530 family protein gives MSQENEQLNNPLHGLKLDTLLNELVTHYGFDILAEYTRINCFKSNPSLTSSLKFLRKTEWAREKLERFYLYDYKNLPEPGDDEFEIPPRKRVVTLNSKPKKPKVLVRGEAIIPLSKDSFKETHRSKPEHKKAYKPEHSRSNSSNASTSGNDERSAKSSSKSSSNENKPFDPYADAPR, from the coding sequence ATGAGCCAAGAAAACGAACAATTAAATAACCCTTTACACGGTTTAAAATTAGACACGCTATTAAACGAGTTAGTGACTCATTATGGCTTTGATATTTTGGCTGAGTACACACGAATTAATTGCTTTAAAAGTAATCCAAGCCTGACTTCTAGCTTAAAATTTCTGCGTAAAACTGAATGGGCAAGAGAAAAGTTGGAGCGTTTTTATTTATACGATTATAAAAACCTACCTGAGCCCGGTGATGACGAATTCGAAATACCCCCTAGAAAACGAGTAGTTACCTTAAATTCAAAGCCGAAAAAGCCAAAAGTATTAGTGCGTGGCGAAGCTATTATTCCTTTAAGTAAAGACAGTTTTAAAGAAACTCATCGTTCTAAACCTGAACATAAAAAGGCTTATAAACCTGAGCATAGTCGCAGTAATAGTAGTAATGCTAGCACAAGTGGTAATGATGAGCGCAGTGCAAAAAGTAGCTCAAAAAGTAGCTCAAATGAAAACAAACCATTTGACCCATATGCTGACGCTCCTCGATAA
- a CDS encoding Replicative DNA helicase translates to MNTKIYKHVHTLAKDLLQASVRKNQVKFDEYYLELKQVCEDNENSDKDHPVQWETLADFTDDLALAITLYEKALVKAQAINSKDFLSSIAFAIASLQVELGDKTSAILHLESAKINSNKIADKELKAEISELLEELQST, encoded by the coding sequence ATGAATACAAAAATTTACAAACACGTGCATACGTTGGCAAAAGATTTATTACAAGCATCAGTGAGAAAGAATCAAGTTAAATTCGATGAATATTACCTTGAATTAAAACAAGTCTGTGAAGATAACGAGAACAGCGATAAAGACCATCCTGTACAGTGGGAAACTCTGGCTGACTTTACCGATGACTTAGCACTAGCCATTACACTTTATGAAAAAGCACTCGTAAAGGCACAAGCGATAAATTCCAAAGACTTTCTGTCATCTATAGCTTTTGCCATCGCTTCACTGCAAGTAGAATTAGGTGACAAAACAAGTGCAATTTTGCATTTAGAAAGCGCTAAAATCAACAGTAACAAAATTGCAGATAAAGAATTAAAAGCCGAAATTAGTGAGCTATTAGAAGAGTTACAAAGTACTTAG
- a CDS encoding glycerol-3-phosphate dehydrogenase/oxidase has product MSKVIKLNETFKREINNHDNNDDLKLTIAKLNSHVLMTRKERIADIADVTAWDMVIIGGGITGAGILKLACQMGLKVLLLEQKDFAWGSSSRSSKMVHGGLRYMAQGQVALTRESVFERQRLLKEGQPLVTKQSFVLSHYKKAFPGPWLFNRLLSCYDFIAGEKQHKFWPKSSYLSLAPQVAEHDLLGGTQFFDALTEDARLVQRLIQESLQLGGQALNYAQVSTLDINAEDNQLLVLLEDQKQRLIINAKVVVNACGAWTNLLQINQDKQANISKKPPVNMRPLRGSHLVIANWRLPVASVISVQHAQDKRPVQIYPWQNVTIVGTTDVEHHDDMALEAKISQSEFDYLLATIEQQFPHTQITKDDIISTFAGVRPVTTTNDSLAPSKEKRDHHIAKHQGVFTVTGGKLTTFRLIAQQVLTMVCQQLTVNDKTNALVLTDALNIASQQPILSQYTGAESLAFSHDIEQQILACYGELSAAFVHASEKTDCQPIRYSRHLWAELVWSVKFEQVQHLDDLLLRRTRLGNVLPEGARDLIPQVKALCSPYLTWSEKKWQEEIRRYLALWQCSYSLPQGETSSI; this is encoded by the coding sequence ATGAGTAAGGTAATTAAGCTTAATGAAACGTTTAAAAGAGAGATTAATAACCATGACAATAACGATGATCTTAAATTGACTATTGCTAAGCTCAACAGCCATGTTTTGATGACGCGTAAAGAACGTATCGCCGATATTGCCGATGTTACAGCTTGGGATATGGTAATTATTGGCGGCGGTATTACCGGCGCGGGTATTTTAAAACTAGCCTGTCAAATGGGACTGAAGGTGTTGTTGTTAGAGCAAAAAGACTTCGCTTGGGGCAGTTCAAGTCGTTCCTCTAAAATGGTCCATGGCGGTTTACGTTATATGGCACAAGGACAAGTGGCATTAACTCGAGAGTCAGTTTTTGAGCGCCAACGGTTATTAAAAGAAGGTCAGCCTTTAGTCACTAAACAAAGTTTTGTATTAAGCCATTATAAAAAAGCTTTTCCAGGCCCGTGGTTATTTAATCGCTTATTGTCTTGTTATGATTTTATCGCTGGCGAGAAGCAGCATAAGTTTTGGCCCAAGTCCTCTTATTTATCCTTGGCGCCACAGGTCGCCGAACATGATTTACTCGGTGGAACGCAGTTTTTTGATGCACTAACCGAAGACGCTCGGTTGGTGCAACGCTTGATACAAGAGTCATTGCAACTTGGTGGACAGGCACTAAATTATGCCCAAGTATCAACACTTGATATCAACGCGGAAGACAATCAATTATTAGTTTTACTTGAAGACCAAAAGCAGCGATTAATCATTAATGCCAAAGTGGTGGTGAATGCTTGTGGCGCTTGGACTAACTTGTTACAGATTAATCAGGATAAGCAAGCTAACATTAGTAAAAAACCACCGGTAAATATGCGGCCATTACGCGGTAGTCACTTAGTCATAGCCAACTGGCGTTTACCAGTTGCCAGTGTTATTTCTGTTCAACATGCTCAAGATAAGCGACCAGTACAAATATATCCATGGCAAAATGTCACCATAGTGGGCACGACCGATGTTGAGCATCATGATGATATGGCTTTAGAAGCTAAAATAAGTCAGTCAGAATTTGATTATTTATTAGCGACTATAGAGCAACAATTTCCGCACACGCAGATCACCAAAGACGATATTATTTCTACCTTCGCAGGCGTTCGACCTGTTACCACAACAAATGATTCATTAGCGCCATCGAAAGAGAAACGTGATCACCATATTGCAAAGCATCAAGGGGTTTTCACGGTTACTGGCGGCAAACTAACCACGTTTAGATTGATTGCACAACAAGTGCTGACCATGGTTTGTCAGCAGTTAACTGTTAACGACAAAACAAACGCATTAGTGTTAACTGACGCACTCAATATTGCGAGTCAGCAACCTATTTTATCGCAATACACAGGCGCTGAATCATTAGCTTTTAGTCATGATATTGAGCAGCAGATACTGGCTTGCTATGGTGAGTTAAGTGCTGCGTTTGTTCATGCCAGTGAAAAAACTGACTGTCAGCCAATACGCTATAGTCGGCATTTATGGGCAGAGTTAGTTTGGTCGGTGAAATTTGAACAAGTACAACATTTGGATGATTTATTATTGCGCCGCACTCGATTAGGCAACGTATTGCCAGAGGGCGCTCGTGACTTAATACCTCAAGTTAAAGCACTCTGCTCTCCCTACTTAACGTGGAGCGAAAAGAAGTGGCAAGAAGAAATTAGACGGTATTTAGCTCTGTGGCAATGTTCGTACAGTTTGCCGCAAGGTGAAACTTCATCAATATGA